Within the Telopea speciosissima isolate NSW1024214 ecotype Mountain lineage chromosome 4, Tspe_v1, whole genome shotgun sequence genome, the region CTAATTTACCACTCTCCTTCAAGGATTCATCAATCAAGATTGTCACAGTCTTCATTGTATCGTGTATTTTCCCCACCTCTCCTCTGATTGTAACAGTCTTCATTGTATCATGTATTGGGCCCACTTCTCCTTTGATCTCCTCAAGATCCTTAGCTTTACCCCAAAGCACAATATATAAACCAACCACCACAGCAAAAGAACCAGCCAAACTGAATTGAAACAGTAACTCTTTTAGTGGCCTAAAACTAAGGATtccaaataagaaaacaaaaagatactATTACCTTCCAGTGAAAAGTTCCTCATGAAGAAGTATACAAGCGAAAATGGTAACTATAACAGTGCAAAGAGGATTGAACATTGCCGAGAAGAGAGGCCCTCTTTGTGAAATACACCATGACtgaatataaaaagaaattgcGGATCCTATGATTCCCTGTACACCAACCATCCAGTTTCATGCATGTTAATAGATTTGGTTTTTACCCTTAAAGAACAGTTACCAATAGTTGAACTGGTGTAGATAACAATAATACTACTTACAGCATAGATACAAGATGAGATCTCAGAAATAGAATGTAGAGTCCATGCACTTGGGTCTGGCTCTAAGAAGAAAGCAAGTGTTGCTGATTGTAGTGTTGCCAAGAAGCACATCCAAGCAGACAATGATAAGTGGTCAGGATAGCTAGCAGACATTGGGACCTGTTATTAGACCATAAAGAGCATGTTAGTGATCCAAATTGTTAATAGGAACCAGGTCTGAGACCCGGTTCTAGGTGCCCACCCAGGGCAGCCGCCCGTTACCCacgagaaggagagagaaagagagggtcgGTCACTCTTAACTGACTGACTCcccctcctctccttcccaCTCTGATTAGGACTCTGCAAGGGGGGTGGGGGGCGCTTGGGTGATTACATAAACACCTCCAAAAACCCTAAGGCCCCACAACCTGAGTCTAAATCGCTCCTCTCACGCTTGTTCTCCAAGTGTTTTATGTTTTCTGTGGGATTCTGTCTTTTCCTTGGAATTTGTAGTGTGAAGTTCTCTATCGAGAATGTTATGAGATATCTAGAGATTGCAAAAGATTGTACATGTCAGTGGTGCTAGTAATCAAAAGCTTGGTTCTTGATCTCTTCCGCTATATCTGTTCAGGTTATTTTCGAACTATTTCCATGGGATTATTAGTTAACTTATACAAATAACTAAAGAGATTGAAAGTTTTTGATGACTAAATACCTGTAAAATCAGCCAAATCGACCAGCAACAACCGCTtgcaaagagaaagagacaacCCATTGGCCAATTCTCGCCTCCTCCTGAACTAAGAGTTAGCTCTTGGACTGGGAATATTGAAGTATTTAGGAGCTTTGGGCCTCTTAACAATGCCATGGAAACAGCTCCACCAACACATACTGCTGTCCCTACTACCTTAGCCATGCTTCTTAGGCTTCTAATACGTACTTTCTCTAATCTGATCAGTTTATGGAACATAACAATTCAGTTACTAACTAGAACTTATATTCTATAACTTCTGGATGTAATTAGAAGATGCATGAATGGGTTTTGATGGACTAACCCTACAATAGTTGCCATCAGAAATGTGATTCCAGGGACCAGATTTGACATGGCACTTCCTATTGATGATGAGGCCAGATAAAGACCTTCAAAATAGATGTTCTGATTGATTGTCACActgtaaataaatccaaaacaTCAATCATCCTAATCACAACATAGAAGATCCAAAACCACACAAAACCAAATCTTGAATATTATAGATTCCTTTACAAACATACCCAATAAGAGaagcaacaaaaatcaaagaaaagcttctCAATCCCATAGAACTCCTGTTTGTCTTTCTCCTGCCAACAAAATCAATTCAGACAAAAgagggtggagagagagagagagaaagagagagagctgAGACCCACCCACCTGTCAGAGAAATAAGCTACAGGTGCTATGACCAAAGTAGCTATTGCTTGCCTGTAAACAACAAAAACCTTGGGATTCATTCCCTGCAAAAGGGTAGCTCTGGTGAAGAGAGCTAGAGTTGCATAGGTGAACTGCAGTAGCACCATGGCCATCACAGGCTTGTAATCTTCTAAACGACCCATTTGTTTTACTTACAACAAATGAAACCTTCTAAGTTTACCAACTCAACAATGACAAACGCATACGCTTATTATAAGCATATACTTACATCAtatcgtaccaaaaaaaaagaagcatatACATACACAGAGAGAGAGTGACAGAGAGAAGATTATATGATTGCCAGTTAATTAATATGTAGGGTCCATTAATAGAAAGACAGCTCATAACGTGGCACATGTCGTTATATAATTCTAAGCTGGCACTTCTTGGTTCCCACTGACAATATACATTTTAAAACTGAGAAGTCAAGTTCTTGTTTACTACAGCGATCAGATGCGGATCGGTGGAAGCGAATTGGATTGCCACATTTTTCCTATGCTACTAAGATATTGTATTTagctaaaaataaaagaggagtGGCCCCCCACTTTTAACTGAAAAACCTTTAAACAAAAATTCTTGTGAAGCACAATTTGCATATCTTATATTACAGGAGTAGGCGGGTCCTATAAGTTTCATTTATAGGTAGACCGTTCAATCAACTTATACatttcattttaatttcaattatgTAAGTTTCCAAACAGCCTTTCTGGAAAcggggttaaggctgcgtacatctGATCCTCCTCAGACCGTGCTAAACGCGGCAGccttgtgcatttttttttgctaaagatcagcaagaatatattaaagaagaagaaaaaagaatacaagaataTAATGTCCAGGCATACCCGGACAGGTACAGAAACAAAAAGCTAAGGCCAAGGGCCTACAACCTAAGAGAAGTGCAAAAACAACTAAGGCTCAACACACCAAGCCCCACAGGAAACACTAATCGAATCTGAACTGGGGCCTACCCTTTGcatcatcagataaaattctCCAGACTGACGGAGGGAAATCAGAGACCCAAGGAGAGGACACTCCACTCTTTGCCGCTACCTTAGCAAGGAAATCTGCTATCGGATTAGCTTCACAAAAACAGTGAGAGATCTTCCAATGGATTGAAAGAAGATAAGGCTGCAATCCTAAACATTGCTGCCTAACGAACCAAGGGATCGAACCTGCATGGAGGGAGTTCACGACTGACATGGAGTCACATTCCACCCATAACCGAGTCACCCCCATTTCCTTAGCTCTCAACAAACCATGCATCAAGGCCATGAACTCAGCCACATAATTAGTCTTTGTGCCAAGGAAGAAACAGTAAGCTGACACCAAGGTTGCTCGATGATCTCTAAGAATACCACCAGCCCCGGCCCTACCTGGGTTTCCAAGCGAACATCCGTCCTTGTTAAGCTTCACCCATCCTCTATGGGGGTTGAACCATCACACTTCCATAATGACATGAGCAGGCTTTGGAATCACAGGAATGTTTAAGCTTCTAGCACAGGACAGATCAAGCACAGAGGAGACTGGGTAGGAAAATTCCCTAGAAACCACCCTAGCTCAGAGACACAAGAAACGTGGAGAAGAGATTGTCCAACCCCTTAGCCTTCCCCTCAAATTTCCTGCAGTTCTGCTCAGACcataaacaaaacagaattataATCACACCGGACAGCCAAGCATCTCTCATGGGAACATATCCGGCTTTCCTTTTCCACCACCCAAAGAGCTCCAATAGGGTCAAGGAACCCGGCCATTGAACCTGAAATAGGAACATAAACCTCTCCCAAAGGCAACGAGCAAGTGGGcactccaaaaaaatataaacatcTAATTCCACATGGGCCTTACAAAATTCATAGCGAGAGACCAAGGAAACCCCTTTGCGAGATAACACCATGTCCGTGGGCGTTTTACCATGCAGCAACCGCCAAGCAAAGCAAGAATGTCTAGGTAAGAGGAACTTATTCCACACCAAGCTATACCAAGGGACTTGAGGCCCTTTCTTCCTAAGCATCTCCCAAGCTGATTTAACAGAGAACACCCTCGAGGGGCTGATACCCCAAGAGCAAGAATCCGATAAACCCGGACTGGGCAGAATAATGCTATTTATCACAGCAAAAATATCCTTCAGAAAGGATGATCGGACCTACGGGAGGGACCAAGAGCCATCAACAATGAAGTCAGAAACCCTTGCATCTTTGTCTAAGAAGAGATTTGCACCTAGACCAGAAGCATCGGCAATCGATCTACTTCCTAGCCAACAATCCTTCCAAACGTGGACAAATTTGCCATTACCAATAACCCACCTTTCCTGCTATTTTACAAAGTCCCATACTTTGCAGATACCAGGTAAAATCGAAGAGGACAAAGAGAGAGGCTTTAGGCAGCCATCAGAGGAGAGAAACCTCGATCGCATGAATTTAGAAACCATGGAATCATCATGCCGAATCGACCAAGCTAGCTTACACAGTAATGCCGTGTTAATGTCCCAAAGATGACGGATGCCCAGCCCTCCTTCCGCTTTAGACATACAAATAGCGTCCCACTTGATTGTCACAGCTCTTCTAACCTCAATGTCACCCGACCAAATAAAGTTTCGGATCCACCCCTCCATAAGGGACaacgggagccttgtgcattgggtacgacTTTTGTAATGAGTAACCAGTAACCAAGTATCGAATCCAGATCCGGACTgaatttaatatggttaagCTCAGGCTCTGAAAATGTCTTTATAATTCGGTTCAGATCGGATCCGGATCTACCCACCTATCCGGCGGATCTATCCGGATCTGGATCGAATACCCGCcttaaaaattaacataaaatcctaatattttattagatTTAAAAAACTCTAATTGACAGTTATGTGGTTAACTTAACCCTTCAATTCTCACTTCTTTCTCTTTAGTCTTTACCGCTTCATCTTCCCTGCGGTAAGCAAACTACAAATGAAGGATCTGTCAcagactaagggtgtcaattaaGTGGTTTCTTACAAGTTTCTAATGTAGAAGCAAACATTGATTTGTCTCGTGAATATCAGAACCGAATGGCATAACCGAATTTAAATTGGATATAGTAACCGGATGTAATAACCAGATAAGAACCGAATACAAGAACCGGATTGTAACCAGATGCGAACCGGAACAGTCCAGGAACGGATAGAGTATTCAATTCTAGAACCATTCTAGGACTTGGTCCGGATCTGGATCCCACTGTTACTGCTTGGATCCGAACAGGATCTGAACCAAATACCCCGTTCCGTACCCAATTGACACCATTACAATTATATAGTTCTTTATTTACTTACAAATTTCAGCTCAAACAATGGTTGAAAATTCAAATATAAGAATAAATACACGACTAATCCAAAATAAATTTAGGCCGTGCAGTTTATGGTGCGTGGtccctatgcctagacacaaggcCGCATGAAATGACCGTCGTGTCCTCATAGAAAGGAGGAAATCTTTGGGGTTTGGGCGATCATTTTATGCAGCCCTGTGTCTAAGCGTAGGGACCACGCACTGCACatgaccaggtagcattctctttcccataaatTTATCATCCGGTGGAGTTTTACACCAATCTTACCTGTAACTAATCCAAACTAGATCCTACTTATCCACACAGTTGGAAATTACCATGTCACAAGCCACGTTGGCCAAAATTTGATGGACTGTGTTGGCAGGCCTACCAACATGGATGTTCTAGTACCTTTTCCACTTCATAAAGTTTGGGAAAAAATTCTTCATGGGTTACCTTGCCGAAGTCCTTTTCATCACCTCCTGCCACTTTTAATTGATGATTTGATAGGCTACCCATTGGatagttttgggattttcttgaTAGATACCTATCAAGTTGTGTCCTATCTtaaccatggttctaagtatcagtatcgtattgCTTGTATCGAGTGATATgtaccggttttgctagtcagCGATATTGATTCTGTGTCGATATTGTATCAACTCTCGCGCTATCAATAGAGATTTTGAAATCTATTATATATTTGGGATTTTAAATGACTTTCGTATCTCCCTTGGATGGAGGACCGAACGGTTAACATTCCTACTTATCAGCCGAATATAGCAATGTCAGATTTACTTGGCATGCTATATTCGGTTCCCTTTGTGACACCTTCCATTCTTGGTGTTTCCATGATGGTGAGGCACAAGAACAAGAACGGCAATCGGCCCAATCTCCAGCTTGAGTTACCTTATATTTTATGTGTATTGAATAGGTAGTTTCCTTATATTTCATGTACTGTAGCAGGTTTATTGTTGAGAATCTCTATTAAGGATCTCACTCTCTCATGCATGTATATAAACATATAGTGATCACATGTAAGGCAAGACAATTACAATCAATACAATTCTCTTCACGATTTCCATCGGTCTAGCATGGCATTAGAGCCATTATAGCTCCAACGAGCATCTTACAAAGGTGCCTGACCATGGGAGATCCGACCTCTACTGCTACCACCAACACCACGGTTGCCGCCTCCATCTACACTTCTCCCACCACCACTATCTCTTCCCCTCTCATGGCCGCCTCCACCTTCCCCTTTTTTGCCTATTCTCTTGCTCAGCCTTCCAATCTTTTACCTGGGTTTCCAGCCCTACCCAGCCACCATGTCTACCACTCCTACCATACCCCATTTCCATCATTAATAGTCTTTGCAATTAACTCCAAAGAATTTTTTGTATTGGCATACTCAGATTAATTGAAGCTTTTCTACAAGGCCAAAATCTCTTTGGCTTTCTTGATGGAACCATACCTTGTCCACCTGGACTTGCGGCTGCCGTTACTTGACGTCAGCAAGATGCGGTTTTACGTATTCTTCTTAACTTATCTCTCACTAAAGAGGTGTTCTCTCTTATTATTGGCAAGAATACCAGTCAGGCCTTGTGGGAAACACTGACAACGGCCTATGCTTTTGCTTCTACAACTTGAGTTCTCTCTCTCCACCTTGCGTTACAAGACCTAGTACACAAGCCTGATGAATTGGTTGCAATTTTCATGCAAAATGAAAAGGGAATTTCTGATGAACTCAATGCTGCTGAGTTTGCTCTATAAACTGCAGATTTCAATTTACATATTTTTCGCTTCTTATGGTTGGATTTTCACGAAGTAATTCCCATGGTAATGGGACTCCAAACACCAGCCTCCTATGATGAACTTCACTCCTTGCTTTTGAGTCATGAATTTCTGCACTCTTCTTCGATGAAGAAACTATCCTTAGTCGATGCAAGCAGCTGCTCTACACCTACAGCCAACGTCGCTACTCGTGACACTCCCAACAATGCTCAACCTAGCCGCATGCCCTCTGATCATGGGTTCTCTAGAGGAGGGCGTGGTGGTAACACTACTCTACTTAAGTGGCGCCCTCCAAAGCAGCACATCAAATCTTGCGCTTATAGATATCTCCACTTCTAGAGACTTGGCTTTCTTTCGACTGATGTTTCTACACAATCAAGGGTCTGAGTGGCTTCCCTCTCTCATATTCCTGAATTACCTCAAGTTGTTAGACGTACCTGGTATATAATCTTCAACTTTTTGTTCTAACTTTCACTCCATTCCCTTCTTCACCTACTTCAGTTAGGTGGACTTGAGCTTCTAATCATTGTTTACGACATTCGTAAGTTCAATGCCCTTGGTTTCCATAATTAAAACAAGGAGTAGGATTTCCTTTAGATCCTTTTCCACTAGCTTGACTACCTGTAATTTGTTGCAACTGATTGGTAGCGTGATTAGAGTCCCTCTAACATTCTCCTCCTTGGCCTTCATCTGCTTTTGTTTACAAATAATCGTATAAACTTAAAAGATGTGATTTTGAACTAAACTTTTAAAAATGAGAGTTGGGTAATCACCCAACTGATTGAGGATCTAGGTAATCTGCAAGCTCACCCTCATATTGGGACTCCCTTCAAGCCGATTGAGGAACTTGATCGTAGACGATGCCTTGAGGAAGCCATGATTTGTGAGGAACATTTTCGTGTTAGAATTCTATTTAGAATAGAATTATTATTCCCtaatatggactaatattaaataagcctaaaactcaggctaattatggtattggtctaattaagggggtcattgaGTTATGTTAGGAATCCACTatggactggctttagtgtgggcagatagattcctattgggactgtgatgagtcaggcCCTATAGGAATTATTATATAAGGAGAgttaggtcccccctctacccaacacaactaattattctcaatctctattGAGGAGTACATTCTGgatagagagggagatattcagtgttcatcatccctgtgcatacgtattctcatcaagccagtgaattagggaatagaggggaagcacctagatcttgattttttttttccgccgTGATCATCATCAATATAGATGCAAAACAAGGTTAGTTGTTcaatccctattttctattatttatttgattgtgttcttgaacgccctatggagatcctagcttttgggattttgtccctattcggatcaaattaatctaacatatggtatcagagcctccatagttccgttcttgaacctgtatggattcaaaataatagatcatgctatgagaatcaaaatttttttcgtttcgaatcaagttttttagggttttttcaattttttgaaaaatccatAGGGACACGGGCTTACTATTGATTTTTTTAGCCGGTAAACGTCGAATATGATCACACAATAGGGTAGAGCATGGAGAATTAGGAATTTTGGTGGGTGGACCATCGTCGGCGGCCGTCGGACGCACTCTCATGTGTCGATGAAAGCCGCGGGTAATCTCACTCGCCggcagaattttaaaaaaaaaagcttttttgGGGTTTGCTATCGTGCGTCGTGTACAACTTTATGGCTGTGCTAACGTGCGCCTCCAAGTCAGGGCAACCCAAGGACCCGATCTGTTAACCCAGATAGGGGGTGACCTAGACCCGATTGGATCAGGACTGATCCGAATTGATCGATCCGGGGTTGAACCGGATTGACTCAGTTTGACCATACTGACCGATCAAACCAGTACAGTCTACTATTTTGGTCTAAAACTTTGATCGGCTTTTCTGGGGGCTACGAGATTCCGTTTGGGGTCCCGTTTTGTGTTGGCtttgtttttctgtgctctacacagtggtgtcctatgttttgatcaaatatgcatattttttattttttttgggtattctATTGTTGCATGCCCTTTTCTGGAATTTGTTGATTCGttccattgggaaccgaactaattttttgacttgctggaatacctactttgatgaatagaattattggtttttttgtattgattttaagacatttaagccccttgtcataaattatcaaataacacaaattgtttaaggatgtaagtaattttggaaaatcttaAGAG harbors:
- the LOC122660343 gene encoding WAT1-related protein At4g30420-like encodes the protein MGRLEDYKPVMAMVLLQFTYATLALFTRATLLQGMNPKVFVVYRQAIATLVIAPVAYFSDRRKTNRSSMGLRSFSLIFVASLIGVTINQNIYFEGLYLASSSIGSAMSNLVPGITFLMATIVGLEKVRIRSLRSMAKVVGTAVCVGGAVSMALLRGPKLLNTSIFPVQELTLSSGGGENWPMGCLFLFASGCCWSIWLILQVPMSASYPDHLSLSAWMCFLATLQSATLAFFLEPDPSAWTLHSISEISSCIYAGIIGSAISFYIQSWCISQRGPLFSAMFNPLCTVIVTIFACILLHEELFTGSLAGSFAVVVGLYIVLWGKAKDLEEIKGEVGPIHDTMKTVTIRGEVGKIHDTMKTVTILIDESLKESGKLDLEEPLLAHDKSSDVNIESQRNQ